TGGTTAAGTGACCTCAAGCCCGAACTTGAGTTTGAGTTAGGGGGCTCGGGTTTGATGGTCTGGATCACATTGTTAGGAATTTAGGTAGGGGGTTCAGACCTCAATTCGGGTACGAGTTTGGACTTGGATTCAGATCAGGGTCAGGTTCATAAGAAATTCGAACCAGTTTCGGGTTCGGTCTGGAGATCTGGGTATGAGACCTGTTGACTCCCAAACTCGGGTTCTCATGAGATTCTGAGGCTAAAACATGAGTTCTTGCATCTCTGTTAGCATGCACAATTGTAGTTGAATTGCAAGAAATAGGGGAGGGAATGGGTGATTATACCTCTAACTTCTTTCTTCTCCGATCTTCTTCTCCAGCTTTTGAGTTTGTTTGGTGTTTGGTACTCTGCTTCTTCTTTTTCCAGATCCTCTACTCTCAGCTCCTTTGCTTCTTTGCTTTCTGCAATTTGGCAGAGTTTCTTTATGCTCTGAGTTCTCTCAATTTCTGCAGGACCTCCCTCTTATAACTCACTCTTCTCTCAATTTGGTAGGgtattgctctctctctctctcgctctctctctctcctcttgttGTTCCCTCTCTGCAGtgcgagactccctatttatagggagtctggaAGCTTGATTTGGCACCAAAAATTCCTCCAGCGAGACTCCTTCCAACAGAATTGCCCCTTAATCGATTGTCAGAGAATAATTCTTTCCTAACAAATTTTATTCCTTCTGCGCACATGTGATTTTTGCACTTTTTCTAAATTTCATTTGCTGATGCGTTATCTCTTTTTGTGCACAGGTGAACACGTGGAGGTCCTAGCTGGTAGCAGGGTATTGGAGGGCTTGGAATTTTGGCCAGGTGGCTTCTAAGGGGTGGAGGGTTTTTGTGTTTTCCTTatgctttttatttatttttgtgaatttatgtataaaaGATGTACCCCCGTGCCTTTTTCCTGCAACTTTTGTTTGTAACATTCCCCGTAACTTTTCCTTTCCTTGTATTTTCCTCATTATATTTGTACTGTAACTTGTAGACCCCCTTCTGTGTCCCCATACTGTGCACGTGCACCCCTTATACATGtgtccatttaaaataaaaaaaatgtgacaTCATTCTTGTATGTTTGCAATTTTGACCAAGAAAGAAATGTCGCAGTTGACCACCTTTGACCCAAAGAATACCTGGTAATAATACGACCTTAAAATCCAAACAAGTATCCAGTTTCAAAGTTATAACTGGCTTTAGGACTCAAAGTACTTGTTTTCCTAATTAAAGACCCGATTTAAAAATTCCTAAGTTCACATTAAAGAAATGGAAAACTAGACTTTCAAAAAGAGGACACAATTTAAAGCTTAATGGACttgattaaaaattttgaagACTTTAATTACGGGGACCCAATTTTAAAAACCTAATAAAAGAAGACTAATTTCGTCATTAACTAAAGTTAAAGAGCTTCAGttcaaaaggactcaattttttctttttttttgggtttttaagaCTCGAACCATAATTCCTAGCCTAAGGGAAGTTGATTTTGAAATTAAGAGGACCCAACTAACAAcagagattaattttgcaactaaaagaaccTAATTATAAAAACTGGTTAAAATCAAAAGGACTCGATCTAACAACCCATTTTAAAACCTGAGAAAGTCTATTTTGAAAACTCAAAGCTCGGATTACAAATTTACAAGACTCAATTTCAAGccaattttttgacatttttaagGGACTTGACTTCCTGAAATTGACAGGACTCAATTGGGGACTTAAGgtcttaattttgaaaaagggTTTCGTTCAGGACTCAAAGTTCATTCTTATTACATTGGGTTTCCTTGGGTGGTGGCGtggttaaaattggagtgtctacatgtatattgtgatataattgcttgtcaTCTTGCCAAAACTATTGTTttgtagagagaattttttaatacACAAAAAGAGTCAAtcacccccctctgactctaCATTGTATATCCGCTATGAGACACACGTATATACTCCCGGGCTACGACcgtttaacaagtggtatcagagcgaggcaCTTGAATTTATcggagtaaaatccagagcgtaaaCAATGGAAATGGCGTATTCGGTAAACACCTCCACTTCAATTGGATATTCCATTCTTGCACCACCATTGCTTGAAGGTACAAACTACCACGCATGGAAAAATCAAATGACCGTCTTCATTCAAGCATACAacttggatttgtgggagatcatctccaaaggagacttctcaatcacaaagaaaaatgaggatattccaaaggctttattggaacaatcaccaagcgAAAAAAGGTTAGATGAGCTAAACTTTAAAGCAAAACATATTATTTTTTGTGGTtttaatgatgatgtacatagtcttatttgtgaatgtcaaaccgcaaaagaaatgtgggatgtacttgaaaacatctatggaaacacaTCATTAAATGAACAATCAagaatatgcatgctagttaagGAATATGAGATGTTTAAATTAAATGTAGATGAATAAATTTCATCcatgctcactcggttcacaTACCTCATAAACAATTTAAAGGCACATGGTAGAGTTTTTTGATTggaagattatattcaaaaaattctccaatctttacccAAGTCATCAATGACCATTGAAGAagctagaaatctagaaaaacctaagataggAAATGGTCTTGCCTTAGATACACTTTGTGCTAATCACCAAAAAATAGGTGAGGATGTtattgcattcttcacaagaaAACTTAAGAAAATCTTAAGCAAAAGagtgcaacaaaaagaaaaataagagtcatgcattgaatgcCATTTTTTCAATAACTCTAGGCATGATATGAAAAATTGCCCcttaaatcaaaatgaagaaaaatttttaaatggggatcataatgccataattggtgctacttgggatcaaatcaatagattagccaccgatgatgaaaatgagaaagaagcacatccttGCTTCATGGCAAACGAACAAGAAGAGGTAGTAAATTCGGATGATGATAATGAATATATTCATTCTTATGATGAAGTAGCATAAATTTGTGCTAAATTGTATGATAAACTTGTTTTAGCaaaaagaaggaacaaaaatgttgagaaagaacTTGTTTTGTTAAAACAAAAAGAATTCTCTTTGAACGAAGAAATTGAATCCctaaaaagggaaaatgaagaGTACAAAActttagaagtaaaaataaagagCCTCAAAGATAAATTGCTAAAATGCAACAGCAAGGAACCTTATCTTTGTCCTActttaaaaaaggaaaatgttttccttaaaaaggaaaatgagaagtTTACAGAAaaggctcaaaaagaccatggatcttttcaagttgaggtgaaaattttgaaaaatcaaattgaaaatgttttgaaggaaaatgctacttgaaaaagaaaaatgaagatcatggaaaagtcataagaggaaaagaaaactccaagaaatctttgggagttaagaaaaataatatttccaaaaagaattcaaaatcctcttataaatcacaatGTTATGCCTCAATAAGCAAAAATagtgcaaataagtcaagaccctcacatgaaaacaaaacttgtttatattgtgaaagaaagggttaCATacgatatttttgcccttatagaaGTGCTAGAGGCAAACAAAAGAAATTAGAATGGATAGTGAAGAAAAACCCAttaggacccaaggaagaatgggtatcAAGGAGAATTGCATGAATTGTAAATTGTGcttccttaggacctaggattaggaattaggttttTAGGTAAATACCTAGGTAAAAACAAAAAGGGAATAAGATGTGCTCAAGGTATAAAATTCTAGCTTATGCTTTCTAAATTGTTTAATTACTTTgctgggaatttttttttttgaatcatgcCAATATTATTGAGCTGAAATgataaaaccaatgtgatgctttaattgtatacatatctttatcaattggtttctttttgaaaatgttggcttTTGCTtaatgggatgaaatagcatgtgcTCAAAGCTTATTCttttggaattaaatttatgagtAGTAAATAgaaaaaccttgtttttctcatgtgaattactaaggttttAAATTATTGATTCAAAAGCATACTATGATTTGTTTTGGTGATATATGCTCTTGTTTAGATACATTGTAGAAAGTCTAAGCATAGCATAACATATCACATTCATGAAGATGAGCTTTAGTGAAAGCTAATCATAACAAAAATTGGAAAATTTGCATTGAATGTTTGATCAATCAACATAtagtatttttcttaaaaatcatcATTCATGTGTAAGTAAGTTTCAAttgttatggtttagcaccaaAATTTGGTTTATTGATCTAGCAGACACTCACCTCACCACTATGGAAACTAATTTTAAGAAAGATAAATTATTTTAGCTGTATGAATTGTACCTCtccttttgatgatgatcaaagggggagaatatttggTGTTCCATTTGTTAGGAACAAGATGTGTgggggagaagtgaaatgcatgtGGGGTAGAATGCAGATGGGTTGCATGAAAGTTCAACTTGCTTATTACTTGTCTTATCTcaaatgaactttctattttatgatGTGCATGTTTAAAACTCCAATAGATATGAAAAAATACAGTAAAACCTTATATACataaagtaagggggagcaaattatagatatgcatatagtaagggggagcatattttagtcCCATTATAGAATATGCATAGtttaagggggagctttaaattaTACCCTATAAGAGAAGACCAataatttgtcatcatcaaaaagagggagaatatTATCCTTAGAGGCTACATGAGTTTAAtggtcttgttttgatgataacaacccattagtggttctaggtaagcttatcATTGCATATCAAGCCATGGTTAGtctaaatacaaatgcaaagattaagtaaattcttaataggttagacatcatcaaaaagggggggaaTGTTAGTCTTGATGGCTACACTatcatgatttattgtgttttgatgatattaacctacttgttgttcctagtgtCTTCCATCATTGTAGATTATGCTTAGTACAGATACAAGTAACACATTCACGAAGTATTGGATCAAAGGTAAAGATTGGACTGAGTTGACGAtcgaagtaggaaagatcaaaaggtcacGTACTTGGATAAACCCAAGCACAACCGATGGAAGCACAATGTAGAAATTATATATAATAGGGATTGTGGTTGAGGTAGTAATTTCTGAaactcttgcgttttgtttcATTCACAATTCATGAGAAAGAGTTGAGCAATCTGCACATgtatactaggacacatgagtttataggatttcacttaaatcacaaactcacatttatagcttttaaatataaaacaaggagtttgtcaaacgaatcctaaactcaattatgttttccaaagggacaagttttcaacattttgatttcataatcattttcataCTTGATCCCAAAAGGGttcaaagaaagtaaagtatattttcattaaaggacatacaagtatataagatatcaaaatgatttttcaaatgtgtttttattaacaagatatcttatattcaagggaaaactcatttgaacaagtattaaactttattagacttaatatatttcatatacttttgtccaaaaatgttttaagtcatcaaaaggttttttgacaaggaaaaaccgAGCAATCATCGTTTAACGTAGTGCAGCCAGGAGTCCTCAACAtttttcggtatttggggcataacttttactAGAAGAGTCCAAATAGGACGatttggtgtctatggaaagctaagaacaaatctcacaacttttatgttgataactttgacagttttaggaaaaccattgatgattttgggaaaaccgtcgatggtttaccTCGGGATTTCCGCCCCAACGACTATAAACAACTAgtttgcataattttttttattgttttaaatgccAGCGGCCATAAAATAGCTAGCAGCccactttgcctataaatacaagtccttagACTTATTTAATAAGGTTTTTGATGATTTATACAAgcttatagtgaaaaatatcctTGATTCTAAAACCTAACACATTGTATTTTAGTTCATGTTCACAAGTgctcatctttcttgttctccAATCTTGTTTGATACAATTCTTAAGAGagaagtgtgaggtttgctttgtatttaatatttgctcattcaaggagcattctCATTGTAATCATTTACTTTGTGTAaggtttctttgagaaccattgtgagggttcttggtgaaccactcggaaaaggctctttgtgagtaagtaaggatttgttcccaagtgtagggttgtgtacccgagttgtaaggctggGGAAGGAGcgttgatagtggattgtggaatccttaacttggtgctaaggcgtgaaCGTAGACTTGGTGCCGAACGACATTAAAACTCGGTGTTAAACTTTTCTCTCCCTacttttttttactattttgtcttgtgcatgatttatattttgtatattgtgatataattgcttgccatcttgGCAAGATAATTGTTTTGTAGAGATAATTTTTTAATATGCAAAAAGAGTCAATCACCACCCCCCCCTTTGACTCTACATTGTATATCCATTGCGGGGCACACGTATATACTCTCGGGTTATGACCATTTAACACAATTTTTTTGAGTTAAGTCGAGTTCGAACATTTTACCTTGTTGACTTGGGTTGACTCAAAAATTGGTCATAAATGTGAGTagataaatactattttttttaggCACTTGCAGTTAGTACTTATCTTTCGAAATGACCAAATGACGTTCAAAGCTTATTTAGTTCTACACTTTCACCGACACTCAATGAATTCAACACTTTTTTTCCTAGTTCAACATTTAAGTAGTTGCAAATGATCCTCCAAATAAAAATAATTGTTTACTTTATTCTACATTTAATATTCcccctaaaaaataattttttttggaagtTTTGTTAGCCATTGTCAAGGGTAATTATTCTCAAAACATGCTACACctaagagaaaaacaaaaagcaaaatgCCCCCTTAACCCTATGTATTGGGATAGTCATTGTGATTCATTTTATGAAAGCTTAATGTCAAACATAGTAAAAAAAGAATAATTTTCTGTCGAAATTTCCCTCCAAAActtaaaaaattaactttttgaatttttatgtcATTTTTATCTTTGAATGTATTAACATAAtcctgtgtatgtgtgtgtgtgtgtgtgtgtgtgtgtgagagagagagagagagagagagagagagagagagagagagagagagaatagtgcatttttttttatgaagGAACTACAGCCACCGACGAGCCTTTTGGACCCCCCAGGTGTGGTACTAGAACCCCAGAGTAGCCTCCGCCTCCCCTAGGTTTCACTTCCGTGTAAAGTCCAGTTGAGGTCACGATTTCCATCAGCCAGTTAAACGTTCAGCCAACTCGAAGCGTTGGACACTTCACCTAGTACCTTTCACCCAGAGACTAGGACTCCTGGGAGCATCAACTAGGAATCGAATCCCCGATGCTCATACTTGATTGCCTTCAACTTTCCATTGTGCCATGCTTGTGGGGGCGAGAATAGTACATTCTTACTTTGGCATGAACTATGAAGAATAGAAActgaagaaagaaagaaaaaattgaggaTGAAATTATAAATTAACCAACTAATTTTAATGGATTgttcctctttttatttttttcctttttattttttcctatttCCTCCTCAAACAAGCTAAATGAACCCATTCCTtctcatttttattctttttttcccCCTCTCCTAGATGGAAATCTAAGTTACACAATTAAATTCAAGCCCATTTTTAATGAGTGGTAATGATATTAAACTCAACCATATTTTAAtcccttttgatatatatatatatatatatatatatatatattaaatggaaAACAATTTTTATGAACACATACATATGATTATATACTTTTTCATTGACACGAATCTCAaatttcttataaattttttaatggTCCAAACCGAATTCATTAATTATTCATATTCTGGCGGCATTgaaacaaattttaaattcctCCCCCACTTTCCCTTCgaaaaacattttcaatgccatAGTTGAACCCATATCATTattgttaaaatttaaaaatactgtGAAAAGTTTGTATACTAACAATTAAGATAACATAATAAGAGGACTCAAATCTTAATTGATATGCCTTCTTACCGCATTTTATTTTCATGCCCTATTTGACTcctaatttgtttaatttttatttattttttcaaaaaacataAGCTCTGAATAACTAAATGTGTTATAATAAAATGTCACAATGAATTATTAAGCGTAGTTCTGTTTGCAAGAGTGATGCAATTGAAAATCAAGCAAACCATGAGGCCCACAGGAAGGCCCATAGCAGAAAAGCCCGTGGCCCAAACCCTTGGCCGAGATGAGAAGATCGCCAAATTGGGTATATAAATCTCATGGAGGGTTACTAGGGTTAGGTTTCTGCGTTTGCTCCTCCCGCAGTCCTCCATTCTTCCGGTACGTCCTCCCGAAGCCAAGCTGCTTCACCCTctcgcactctctctctctccgtcctTTTGATCCTTGAGCCGCAGTCTTTGGATCTGCTATTGTTAGAATTAATAATAAGGATATACGGATTTTTCTTACATATCTTGAGCTTTCTGTATTGTTTCTGACTTGTTTTGGCTGTTAGGCCCTTTTCGCTAGTTCTTTTGAGTAGATTTTTAGGTTCTAGACTGATGCGTGATCGGTTGAAGTGCAGCTATAGTTGAGGACACTATTTGAAGAGACTAGAGAGTGAAAATGGTGGAGAAGACCAAGGGGAGAAAGGAGGAGGTGGTGACCAGAGAGTACACCATCAACCTTCACAAGCGCTTGCATGGCTGGTAAGCTTTCTCCATTTCCTCTCCTCCCCTTCTTCCCTAAATATCTTGTTTCTGATTATGTGACTGTTGTTTTGAGTTAGATTGACTATGTTTTGGtatttctgttttttattttctagcCAAGGCTTGGTTATGGATTGAGAAATTGATGCACAAATTTCCTTATTATTTGGCAACTGATAAGCTCCATATGTTCTGTCTCCAAGTTTATGCCACGCACGTTTGAAATTTGGGGGCATCTGAGCACCGTTTGATGTCGTTGGTGAATGCCCTATTTCTTAAAGCTGTGAATTGTAACAATTCTGATACCCTCTATCAAACATGTTTGACTTGAGTTCTATGCTGCTAGTGTATCTGGCTTTTAGGGTAGTGTACACCTAAAATGCGTGTGGCAGCCTGTTATACATCAAGGAAAATGGTTGCCATGGTTTTCCCCCAAAACCTGGCAGGGTATTTTTCAAACCCAGATCTGGGCTACTTGAATCATCAAATATCTGTGCGTGGATAgcctgaatttttatttttattttaaagtaatACCCTGCCCAGTTTTCAAGTTTTACCCAATGGCGTAATCTCTAAAGACTTGTTTTGGATCACAGGTGCATTTCTTGCTAAAATTTAGTTTATGGTGAAAATGAACACATTACTAAATAAATTATGGCCTATAATTCTGCAATTTTTTTGTAATTCACATTATGAAATGCTTTAGGATGTTTGTACACATTTTTCTTTTCACTTGATTATTTCAATATTTCTGTCATATGACTTTCAACCAGTCAAAGACTGAAAATAGTTTCCCTACATAAACATTGAATTTAACTTCCTTCATTGATATAATGTAAGAGGtcatctcttctatatctggtaaATCATGAAAGTTCTTCATATTCTTTGATTTCTATATATTAGTTTACGATGCCACCAGATCATGATGTCATTGGTACTTTCCTAGTGGAGAACCGATTGATTTACTAAAACCTTTGAATAATGTTGTCACCTCATTTCTTTAGAAAGCTAATTAGGGTAGAACTTAGAAGCTGATTGTGATTGTGCTTTAAGGTTTTGAAGGTAATTATTTgtcaaaattattaaaaataaaataaaattttggcaTTTTTCAGACGGCAGTTACTAATTTTTGAgattatcaaaaataaaagtgGGAATGTGTGGACAGTACAGTAATTAGATTATAATTTCTGATTGTGGAAGAGGGTTTAGGGAAATGGAAGATTGAAAATTGTATTAAATGGAATAGCATGAAGAGCTGATTATTCTGTAGTTTGAGAACACCTCATTGTAGAGGATTAAATGGAAAAGAATGAAGAACAATGAAATGGAACAGAAGGAATTTAGAAAACTGCAGTTAGAGGGACTATGGTCaacaattttcatgttttccaGTGTTGCTGTGCTGTAAAATTGCGTAGATTTCTTGGAAATAAACTCTCTGGCAGACTCTTGGAAATGTGAACCAACTTTTGTTAAAACTGATGAAGTTATGAATTAGTTCAGTCTAaattaaaaagtttataaaacaAATGGGAGGAAATATAAATTTTCTTAGTCATATCTAAATGTACAACTAATGATAATCCATGTCATTCTGGGCCAAGGCAGCTAGAAAATATCAATCATCTATATTTTTTctcatccattttttttttttataagtagcattaattttttttggtgctacaaatttGTCCTGCAGCACATTCAAAAAGAAAGCTCCAAAGGCCATCAAGGAAATCAGGAAGTTTGCACAGACAGCCATGGGAACCAAGGATGTGAGGGTGGATGTGAAGCTGAACAAGCATATTTGGAGCAGGGGTATCCGAAGTGTCCCTAGGAGGATTAGAGTTCGCATTGCACGCAAGAGGAATGATGATGAAGATGCAAAGGAAGAGCTCTACTCGCTCGTTACTGTTGCTGAAGTCCCACCTGAAGGACTTGGTGGCTTGGGAACCAAGGTCATCGAAGAAGATGATGAGTAGTTTAttgattatgtttgggaaaatactcgAGAGTTTTGGTAATTGTTTACTGCAACTACTTCTTTTCAGATATTTGGCCTGTTGCCTACATTGTGAACTTTGGCTATCTAGATTTTGTCTATTGGTTTTGATAATTTTCTAGAGGTTTGTCATGACTTTGCCCCTGCACATTTTGTGATTTTGAGCTTTTTCACCTCCTTGAATGGAAGGATGATCCTATAATGCCATTTTCATTCTCATATTCTTTGTTCTAACAGTTATTGAAGATGATCTGACGCTGGTTCCCAATAAAAAGGTTTGTATCACTCGAATGAAAAATGCTTCAGATACAGTTGAATGCTGGATTTAGGCAGGCCTCTTTGCTGAAGTTAAAATTAATGCTGTTTGATGGTGTGGTGAAGGAAAAGGAGAGGAAAATAATTGTCTTTCTGTTTCAATTGAGGCTCCCAAAGAATTTTGTTTGAGAAATGAGAACAAAAAAGAATAAGGGaacttatttttcattaaaatccaaatttttttaatgattGAAAGGCAAAAAGAAAAATCCTGTTGACAATGTCTTAAAATGTTATGAATATATCTATGAACTTGCATGTTACATGTTTACCTTGTCATATGTTTTCCATGTTAACTATGAACTTGTCTCATGTAGCTCGTACTAATTTATGTCCCATATAAACTTGCTCTATATGTTTGTATTAATAAAGTGTATGTCACCTTATCTTCCATTTCTtagatttttttcttaataaatgCTTAGTTATTCATATTGCCTTATAAAAGGGTATTCTCTCTTCATTTGGGATGCATATTTGATGCTTTCATGTAGATATATAGTGAGAATAAGAGAAAAAAAGAGATAAAGTGAAGAAAGGATAAAGAGAAGATAGAGATATCTTATACAAGATCGGTTTCATATCATACTGTAATTCTTCCTgtgatagtgaagttttgatcccATCCATCCATTGAGTAGACGTAGTTGAATCATGTAAAATTTTTGTTTCgtctatatttattttttatttattttttacatctTTTATAATACGTTATCAGTATTAGATTATAACCAATTGacatatttctttaattcttatttaatttatgagaTTCTAACATACtgatatatttctatatatttatacTGCCTTAATGGATGGTTTTATTTTTGTACcgcctatatacatatatatttaaactACCAATCTTCAGAAGAGATAGTTAAATAGTCCTCCTAAAGTTgctatatatatttaaatcttaCGTATATATATTTCTCGAAAAGATAGTACTTATGAAGaggtaatatatttaaatttcttgtctacatatttaatctcccgaagagatagaCCTCTTTAAGAGTATATGTATTTAATCTTCAGAAGAGATGTAAATATTTACCTCCTAAAGATAGTATATTTTTTAACCTTCTAAAGAGATGTTAAATTGGAACTCCTAAAGAGGTGAAACATTTATCTTTCGATGAGATAGTATATTTAACTTTCgaaagaggtggtaaattattatttaatttaatattgtaaaCTAGAATCATACTCCtcaagagtacaaattgagaaaaataaaataatatttctcaagaaacatatttaagtatcCCAGAAGGGTAgaaataatactatattattatcttagttttatttcagtttatacatattttttttttctaaattgtcttatTTTTGTTAGTTTATTCAGATGTTGAACCTaagtaaagttgaatttgtttcccttgatatcaaaggtaataattatttatcatggattaTTAATGTTGATATCtatctaaatgcaatgaacttgggaaacactattttagatggaaataccgcATTCCTGCAGGtgcaaaagttatgatcttcctccgtcatcatttagatgaagaattgAAAACTGAATACCTCACTCTTAAAGATCTGCTTAttctatggaaaaatttaaaagatagatTTGATCACAGAAAACTGTGATTTTACTAAAAGCTCGATATAATTGGTTGTACCTGAGGTTGTGAGATTTTAAAACAGTCGGTAAATATAACTCAACCTTGCATAAGATTAGTTCAAagttaaaattatgtggtgaaaatattactgaagaagacatgttagaaaaaaacttttactactttctATTCTACAAATGTT
This window of the Malania oleifera isolate guangnan ecotype guangnan chromosome 6, ASM2987363v1, whole genome shotgun sequence genome carries:
- the LOC131157098 gene encoding large ribosomal subunit protein eL31, whose translation is MVEKTKGRKEEVVTREYTINLHKRLHGCTFKKKAPKAIKEIRKFAQTAMGTKDVRVDVKLNKHIWSRGIRSVPRRIRVRIARKRNDDEDAKEELYSLVTVAEVPPEGLGGLGTKVIEEDDE